A window of Phocoena phocoena chromosome 6, mPhoPho1.1, whole genome shotgun sequence contains these coding sequences:
- the LOC136125103 gene encoding probable ATP-dependent RNA helicase DDX27: MLAELGLIGTIGEDDEVSVEPETDSEDQEEEGPIVLGRKPKALQKNRSADFNPDFVFTEKEGMYDGSWAMADVISQLKKKRAATTLDEKIEKVRKKRKTEDKEAKSGKLEKEKEAKEGSEPEEQEDFEGKDEEATEDEESETDYSSADENVLTKADTLKVKEQKKKKGQEAGGFFEDASQYDENLSFQDMNLSHPLLKAITAMGFKDPTPIQKACIPVGVLGKDICACAATGTGKTAAFAPPVLERLIYKPRQAPVTHVLVLVPTRELGIQVHSVTKQLAQFCSVTTCLAVGGLDVKSQEAALRAAPDILIATPGRLIDHLHNCPSFHLSSIEVLILDEADSCRKAEVNP, from the exons ATGCTTGCGGAGCTGGGTTTAATCGGGACCATAGGCGAAGATGATGAGGTGTCAGTGGAGCCAGAGACTGACTCCGAagaccaggaggaggaggggcccaTTGTGCTGGGCAGAAAGCCGAAAGCCTTGCAGAAGAACCGCAGTGCCGATTTCAACCCTGACTTTGTTTTCACTGAGAAGGAGGGGATGTACGATGGCAGCTGGGCCATGGCTGACGTCATAAGCCAGCTCAAGAAGAAGAGGGCAGCCACGACATTAGATGAGAAGATTGAGAAAGTtcgaaagaaaaggaaaacagaggatAAAGAAGCCAAGTCTGGGAAgttagagaaggagaaagaagcaaaggagGGCTCTGAACCTGAGGAACAGGAAGACTTTGAAGGGAAAGATGAGGAAGCCACAGAAGATGAAGAATCAGAGACTGACTACTCGTCAGCTGATGAGAACGTCCTCACCAAAGCAGATACACTCAAAGTAAAGgagcagaagaagaagaaaggacagGAAGCAGGAGGATTTTTTGAAGATGCATCTCAGTATGATGAAAACCTCTCATTCCAGGACATGAACCTTTCCCACCCTCTTCTGAAGGCCATCACAGCCATGGGCTTCAAGGACCCCACACCGATCCAGAAGGCATGCATACCTGTGGGTGTGTTGGGGAAGGACATCTGTGCCTGTGCAGCCACTGGGACAGGTAAAACTGCGGCTTTTGCCCCGCCCGTCTTGGAGCGTCTGATCTACAAACCCCGCCAGGCTCCGGTGACCCATGTGCTGGTGCTGGTTCCCACCCGGGAACTGGGCATCCAGGTGCACTCCGTCACCAAGCAGCTGGCCCAGTTCTGCAGCGTCACCACCTGCCTGGCTGTGGGCGGCTTGGACGTGAAGTCTCAGGAAGCAGCCCTCCGGGCAGCGCCTGACATCCTCATCGCCACCCCGGGCCGGCTCATTGATCACCTCCACAACTGCCCTTCCTTCCACCTGAGCAGCATCGAGGTGCTCATCCTGGATGAGGCTGACAG ttgcagAAAGGCTGAGGTcaacccataa